From Myxocyprinus asiaticus isolate MX2 ecotype Aquarium Trade chromosome 49, UBuf_Myxa_2, whole genome shotgun sequence, a single genomic window includes:
- the crygs1 gene encoding crystallin, gamma S1, which yields MGRIIFYEDKNFQGQRYECESNCSDFHAYLNRCNSIRVESGAWVVYERPNFMGYQYVLTRGEYPDYQRWMGLNDRLCSCKMIHFVSGSEYKIQLYDKGDFAGQVYETTEDCPSLVDRFRTREVHSCKVLDGIWIFYEHPNYRGRQYLLEKGDYRKPVDWGAVCPTVQSFKRLME from the exons ATGGGCAGG ATAATTTTCTACGAGGACAAGAACTTCCAGGGCCAACGGTACGAGTGCGAAAGCAACTGCTCGGACTTTCACGCCTACCTGAACCGGTGTAACTCCATCCGTGTGGAAAGCGGGGCCTGGGTGGTGTACGAGAGGCCTAACTTCATGGGCTACCAGTATGTTCTGACCCGGGGCGAGTATCCGGATTACCAACGCTGGATGGGTCTCAATGATCGCCTTTGCTCCTGCAAGATGATCCACTTT GTTAGCGGTTCTGAGTATAAAATCCAGCTCTACGACAAAGGAGATTTCGCTGGCCAGGTGTACGAGACAACCGAGGACTGTCCATCCTTGGTGGACCGCTTCCGTACACGCGAGGTCCACTCTTGTAAGGTGCTGGATGGGATCTGGATCTTCTACGAGCACCCAAACTACAGGGGGCGCCAGTACCTACTGGAGAAGGGGGACTATCGTAAGCCCGTGGACTGGGGTGCAGTCTGCCCCACGGTCCAGTCCTTCAAGCGCCTGATGGAGTGA